In a genomic window of Tachysurus vachellii isolate PV-2020 chromosome 13, HZAU_Pvac_v1, whole genome shotgun sequence:
- the ndufc1 gene encoding NADH dehydrogenase [ubiquinone] 1 subunit C1, mitochondrial yields the protein MSLRRLLLRTPTLHRIVSRNAFTATKPDPSKPNMLRVGMAFGTTALLWTMLFKKHWSDVQEYKASNGLE from the exons ATGTCTCTCAGGCGATTATTATTGCGAACTCCGACTTTACATAGGA TCGTGAGCAGAAACGCTTTCACTGCGACCAAGCCGGATCCTTCCAAACCGAACATGCTGAGAGTGGGCATGGCTTTCGGGACCACAGCTCTCCTGTGGACGATG ctgttcaAAAAACACTGGAGCGACGTGCAGGAATACAAAGCAAGCAATGGACTGGAGTAA
- the mgarpa gene encoding protein MGARP: MHLYRATLQRFCPLVRSSITQRVILHRDVVPRRLMSSVPGGTGENLVYLVLCGGAFAGALTYAYRTVTTDSARFTDRITEIGERPKSEWKPKQWPPKNAEEADEVAEEVIEVAAAEEAEPTPVELVAEVKAEEPTSLVEKAAEAVAEAAEVVAEVAGVVEETAEEVAAVAHEVEKIAEEVEAVAKELETHPLPVVEEATAEITESGTEAASQEEAVTES; this comes from the exons ATGCATTTGTACAGGGCGACTTTACAGAGGTTTTGTCCTCTGGTCAGATCCTCCATCACACAGCGTGTAATCTTACACAGGGACG TCGTTCCTCGGAGGCTCATGTCATCGGTTCCTGGTGGCACGGGAGAAAATCTGGTTTATCTAGTATTGTGTGGTGGAGCTTTTGCTGGCGCTCTGACTTAT GCGTACAGGACGGTAACTACAGACAGCGCTCGTTTTACCGATCGCATTACGGAGATCGGGGAACGACCTAAGAGCGAGTGGAAACCCAAACAATGGCCACCAAAGA ATGCTGAGGAGGCAGATGAGGTGGCAGAGGAAGTCATCGAGGTTGCAGCCGCAGAAGAGGCAGAGCCGACGCCCGTGGAGCTTGTCGCTGAAGTTAAAGCAGAGGAACCGACCTCCTTGGTGGAGAAGGCTGCTGAGGCGGTTGCCGAGGCGGCGGAGGTGGTTGCCGAGGTGGCGGGCGTCGTCGAGGAGACTGCTGAAGAGGTGGCAGCAGTGGCTCACGAGGTGGAAAAGATAGCAGAAGAGGTAGAAGCAGTAGCCAAGGAGCTGGAAACTCATCCGCTTCCTGTTGTGGAGGAAGCAACTGCTGAGATCACTGAGAGCGGTACGGAAGCAGCATCACAGGAGGAGGCGGTTACGGAGTCATGA
- the LOC132855759 gene encoding uncharacterized protein LOC132855759 has protein sequence MSFCFTVSQDHIEVVAGSMPVVVPVKETMVEVDLEKPAEAPVVLVVEEAPVLEEVPVTPAVEEPANAPVVVEVPVSPAVEEPADAPIVEEASVVGAVEEAPVAPIVEEVLVAEEAHSVAPAAIEQVPDPLLTEIVVMSSESPVVPEATEVVTVVTESSEVVAESPAEVAVSLVGAEIEDELSVDVQVVAEVTTSAETTAPPTALEEPEHEYVVVMLEGAPKTDKKVKVLGVSPTSVRIIPAPEKEEPAEPVTGQTSPA, from the exons ATGTCATTTTGTTTTACAGTGAGCCAGGATCATATAGAAGTGGTTGCTGGTTCGATGCCAGTGGTGGTTCCAGTCAAAGAGACTATGGTTGAAGTTGATCTAGAAAAGCCAGCAGAAGCCCCTGTAGTGCTTGTTGTTGAAGAAGCACCAGTACTTGAAGAGGTACCAGTTACACCAGCAGTAGAGGAACCTGCTAATGCTCCAGTAGTTGTGGAGGTACCAGTTTCTCCAGCAGTAGAGGAACCTGCTGATGCTCCAATAGTTGAGGAAGCATCAGTTGTCGGAGCAGTAGAGGAAGCCCCTGTTGCCCCAATTGTTGAGGAGGTACTAGTTGCAGAGGAAGCTCATTCAGTTGCCCCAGCAGCAATAGAACAGGTACCAGACCCTTTACTAACAGAGATTGTAGTAATGTCTTCCGAATCTCCAGTCGTCCCAGAAGCTACTGAGGTGGTCACAGTGGTCACAGAAAGTTCAGAGGTGGTTGCAGAAAGTCCTGCTGAAGTTGCAGTGAGTCTGGTTGGGGCAGAAATTGAGGATGAGCTCTCCGTAGACGTTCAGGTGGTGGCAGAGGTGACAACATCAGCTGAAACTACAGCACCCCCTACTGCTCTGGAGGAACCTGAGCATGAATATGTGGTAGTCATGTTGGAGGGagcccccaaaacagacaagaaggTTAAGGTTTTAGGAGTTTCCCCCACGAGTGTTAGGATCATCCCAGCTCCAGAGAAGGAGGAGCCAGCAGAACCAGTAACAG GTCAAACGTCACCCGCCTAA